A window of Sphingorhabdus lacus contains these coding sequences:
- a CDS encoding helix-turn-helix domain-containing protein — MRAAEKPEIAALPLFASMDPEQREQIFAAAFLQVFPPALKLFDTGQKPDFLHILIDGMVELFTGNGDRTTSMAIVRPVRSFILAAAYTDQPYLMSARTLTASRILMIPSPLIRDAIDNDRSLMRGAMQELAFGFRYFVRALTDMKLRQSVERLGNFILLESGERGGAVQFDLPVEKRILASLLGMTPENLSRAFSALAAHGVIVSGNTVQITNTELLAAFARPDPFLDRPG; from the coding sequence GTGCGCGCTGCTGAAAAACCGGAAATTGCTGCGCTGCCCCTATTTGCCTCGATGGATCCCGAGCAACGCGAACAGATTTTTGCAGCTGCCTTCCTTCAGGTCTTTCCGCCAGCGCTCAAGCTGTTCGACACTGGGCAGAAACCTGATTTCCTGCACATCCTAATCGATGGAATGGTCGAACTGTTTACCGGTAATGGTGATCGCACAACATCGATGGCCATAGTCCGCCCGGTGCGCAGCTTCATTCTGGCAGCCGCCTATACTGATCAACCTTATCTGATGTCGGCACGCACGCTGACCGCATCGCGCATCCTGATGATCCCATCGCCGTTGATCCGCGATGCCATCGACAACGACCGGTCGCTGATGCGCGGGGCGATGCAGGAACTGGCGTTCGGTTTCCGTTATTTTGTGCGCGCGCTCACAGATATGAAGTTGCGCCAGTCGGTCGAGCGGTTGGGTAATTTCATCCTGCTCGAAAGCGGTGAACGGGGGGGCGCGGTGCAGTTCGATCTACCCGTGGAAAAGCGTATCCTCGCGTCACTCCTTGGAATGACGCCCGAAAATCTCTCGCGCGCGTTCAGTGCGCTGGCCGCGCATGGTGTGATCGTTTCCGGCAACACCGTGCAGATCACCAATACCGAACTGCTGGCTGCCTTTGCGCGCCCTGACCCGTTCCTCGATCGGCCGGGATGA
- a CDS encoding alginate export family protein translates to MEKQILIPSLAVLAALTCTSPAFAQSANEPQTITPYADIRYRLELVDQDGLPENATASTLRVRAGLKTREWNGFSALVEGEAIARVGPRHYNDTVNGLTSYPVVADPSDVLLNQAWLRYKPVKEVEAVAGRQAVNFDNQRWIGSVGWRQNDQTLDAARVTVKPVKGVALDYGYAWRVNRVFGPDSAQGIWRDDDIHMVRASIEAKPAGTVTAYGYFLDLPDAPLSSSKTIGVRLAGEQKLSGKAKLLYAMEYANQRDLGSNPRNFSLDYLLVEPGISAGAVTVKAGWERLEGNGVSALQTPLATLHAFNGWADKFLSTPANGLRDLYADVAVKFPAVGPIKGANARLQYHDFNSTRGGLNYGSEWGAMLAVPIDKRLAATLKFARYKADDSATDTTKFWFSLDLKL, encoded by the coding sequence ATGGAAAAGCAAATCCTCATCCCCAGCCTCGCCGTTCTCGCGGCGCTGACCTGCACCTCTCCGGCCTTTGCGCAATCGGCGAACGAACCGCAGACGATTACGCCTTACGCCGACATTCGTTACCGGCTGGAACTGGTGGATCAGGACGGGTTGCCCGAAAATGCGACTGCATCGACCTTGCGGGTTCGTGCAGGACTCAAAACGCGCGAGTGGAACGGTTTCAGTGCCCTCGTAGAGGGTGAAGCCATCGCCCGCGTCGGGCCCCGTCATTACAACGATACGGTCAATGGCCTGACCAGCTATCCAGTTGTAGCGGATCCGTCGGATGTCCTGCTCAATCAGGCTTGGCTGCGTTACAAGCCGGTGAAGGAAGTCGAGGCGGTTGCTGGACGCCAAGCGGTGAATTTCGACAATCAGCGATGGATCGGGTCGGTCGGCTGGCGACAGAATGACCAGACGCTTGATGCCGCGCGTGTCACGGTCAAACCGGTCAAGGGCGTAGCGCTCGACTATGGCTATGCTTGGCGCGTCAACCGCGTCTTCGGCCCTGATTCCGCGCAAGGCATCTGGCGTGACGATGACATCCACATGGTCCGCGCCAGCATCGAAGCAAAGCCTGCTGGAACGGTGACGGCCTATGGCTATTTCCTTGATTTGCCCGATGCACCGCTTTCCTCTTCGAAAACGATCGGTGTCAGGCTGGCTGGCGAACAGAAGCTGTCGGGCAAAGCCAAGCTGCTCTATGCGATGGAATATGCCAACCAGCGTGACCTTGGCTCGAACCCGAGAAACTTCTCGCTCGATTATTTGCTGGTTGAGCCCGGCATTTCGGCGGGAGCGGTTACTGTCAAAGCCGGTTGGGAGCGTCTGGAAGGCAATGGCGTAAGCGCGCTGCAAACACCGTTGGCCACGCTGCACGCTTTCAACGGCTGGGCTGACAAATTTCTGAGCACGCCAGCCAATGGATTGCGTGATCTATACGCCGACGTCGCGGTGAAGTTTCCCGCTGTCGGTCCGATCAAGGGGGCTAATGCGCGGCTACAATATCATGACTTTAATTCAACACGGGGCGGGCTGAACTATGGCAGCGAATGGGGTGCCATGCTGGCAGTTCCGATTGACAAACGGCTGGCCGCAACACTGAAATTCGCGCGCTATAAAGCCGACGATTCTGCCACTGACACCACAAAATTTTGGTTCTCGCTCGACCTGAAACTCTGA
- a CDS encoding NnrS family protein: MVKPAVLLAAPHRLLFLIGVVQLAAMMMWWLAVLSGLYFGTTAPAGGDSPQAPLHAPILVYLALPSLFFGFLLTVFPRWIGYPDLEHESFAPVAGGYGLATLLSWGALLSGNDRLLASAFASASLACLWGFSVLLSIALRERLDGKPPTWHGWSILAAFVFGLIGQIALMAFLLNPASPTLPLANGFGLWAFLLPVFVTVCHRMIPFFAGSVVAGYVRWRPFWALSAYWGGTVLLLAGQLFYVDQLRAVAAAILCVLTALMSWKWWPRAKAPALFWVLIIGFAWAPVGFALTALSSLGFPLGRAPEHALTIGFAGSLLIAMVTRVTQGHSGRPLELPQVAKIAFAGMQVTALVRIAAAMNEEAGAWLVLSATVFVIALLLWAARNALIYLAPRKDGKPG; the protein is encoded by the coding sequence GTGGTAAAACCCGCGGTCCTGCTTGCTGCACCCCATCGGCTGCTGTTCCTGATCGGCGTCGTTCAACTCGCGGCCATGATGATGTGGTGGTTAGCGGTGCTGTCGGGGCTGTATTTTGGTACGACGGCGCCTGCAGGCGGAGATAGTCCGCAGGCACCGCTGCATGCGCCCATTCTGGTTTATCTGGCACTACCGTCTCTGTTTTTCGGTTTCCTGCTGACGGTGTTCCCGCGCTGGATAGGTTATCCGGATCTTGAACACGAATCCTTTGCGCCCGTCGCTGGCGGATATGGCCTCGCTACATTGCTGTCTTGGGGAGCCTTGCTGTCTGGTAACGATAGGCTGCTCGCTTCAGCCTTCGCCTCAGCGTCATTAGCATGTCTGTGGGGTTTCAGCGTACTGCTCTCGATTGCTCTTCGCGAACGCCTTGATGGAAAGCCTCCTACTTGGCACGGCTGGTCAATCCTTGCCGCATTTGTGTTTGGTCTGATTGGGCAAATTGCCCTGATGGCGTTTCTTTTGAACCCTGCAAGCCCCACTTTGCCGCTTGCCAATGGCTTTGGCCTCTGGGCTTTTCTGTTGCCTGTGTTCGTCACCGTCTGCCACCGCATGATCCCGTTCTTTGCGGGCAGTGTTGTCGCGGGATATGTGCGCTGGCGACCTTTTTGGGCACTCAGCGCCTATTGGGGAGGTACCGTGCTGCTGCTCGCAGGGCAGCTGTTCTACGTCGATCAATTGCGCGCGGTAGCAGCAGCGATTTTGTGCGTCCTCACTGCTCTGATGAGCTGGAAATGGTGGCCGCGTGCAAAGGCCCCTGCGCTGTTCTGGGTGCTCATCATCGGATTTGCATGGGCACCTGTCGGATTTGCGCTCACTGCGCTTTCCAGTTTGGGGTTCCCACTTGGTCGTGCGCCGGAGCATGCCCTGACTATCGGCTTTGCTGGCAGCCTGCTGATTGCCATGGTCACCCGTGTCACCCAGGGCCATTCGGGCCGGCCGCTGGAACTGCCTCAGGTCGCGAAAATTGCTTTTGCTGGCATGCAAGTAACAGCACTTGTCCGGATAGCTGCCGCGATGAACGAAGAGGCCGGAGCGTGGCTCGTCCTGTCAGCTACGGTCTTCGTCATCGCATTGCTTCTATGGGCCGCGCGCAACGCCCTCATCTATCTCGCGCCCAGAAAAGATGGAAAACCCGGATGA
- a CDS encoding carbonic anhydrase, with translation MTLSMTPDDVLALLKEGNRRFLSDEPMTVQGSRMSRLRMAAAQHPIAAYLSCSDSRVTPELLFGRGLGELFIVRNAGNSLCSTAIGSLEFAVTALGVPLIVVMGHENCGAVRAAVSVVKEHYGFSANINKVLQPLYPAIMEVGDDCQHDLVNTAARHNVQRVVRELQEEASPALRRPQELGTLKVVGAFYELGSGEVEWLDL, from the coding sequence ATGACCCTGTCGATGACCCCTGACGATGTGCTGGCGCTGCTCAAGGAAGGGAACCGCCGTTTTCTGTCTGACGAGCCAATGACCGTCCAAGGTAGCCGGATGAGCCGCCTGCGCATGGCCGCCGCCCAGCATCCGATTGCTGCCTATCTCAGTTGCTCGGACTCGCGGGTCACGCCCGAACTGCTGTTCGGGCGCGGCCTTGGCGAGCTGTTCATTGTGCGCAACGCAGGTAACAGCCTGTGTTCAACGGCAATCGGCAGCCTTGAATTTGCCGTCACCGCATTAGGCGTGCCTTTGATCGTCGTGATGGGCCACGAAAATTGCGGCGCAGTGCGTGCTGCCGTTTCAGTCGTGAAAGAGCATTATGGCTTTTCAGCCAATATCAACAAGGTGCTTCAGCCGCTTTATCCTGCGATCATGGAGGTTGGCGACGATTGCCAGCACGATCTGGTCAACACCGCCGCCCGCCATAATGTCCAACGCGTGGTTCGCGAACTGCAGGAAGAAGCCTCCCCTGCACTGCGGCGTCCGCAGGAACTAGGAACACTGAAGGTTGTGGGCGCTTTTTACGAGCTGGGCAGTGGTGAGGTGGAGTGGCTTGACCTCTAA
- a CDS encoding tyrosine-type recombinase/integrase codes for MGHSDLDPAVHERRPWNAGRNVGRKRPLKPRDIWAIRFYLDEHRRLRDRALFDLAIDSKLRGCDLVKLKIGDIVSGGQIRNRATVIQQKTNRPVQFEIMTEARRSVEAWLRRRGGTIFNFLFPSRIDYLGHLSTRQYARLVDEWVSIVGLDKREYGTHSMRRTKASLIYKATGNLRAIQILLGHTNIENTVRYLGVDVDDALTLSERTDI; via the coding sequence ATGGGACATTCGGATCTTGACCCTGCCGTACACGAACGGCGACCTTGGAATGCTGGGCGAAATGTCGGGCGCAAACGCCCATTAAAGCCCAGAGACATCTGGGCAATTCGCTTTTACCTAGATGAACATAGGCGACTGCGGGATAGGGCTTTGTTCGACCTAGCTATCGATAGCAAGCTTCGCGGTTGTGATCTCGTTAAGCTGAAAATCGGTGACATCGTCAGCGGAGGGCAAATCCGTAATAGAGCCACCGTCATCCAACAAAAAACAAATAGGCCTGTGCAGTTCGAGATAATGACCGAGGCGCGAAGAAGCGTTGAAGCATGGCTGCGGCGTCGCGGCGGCACGATCTTCAATTTCTTATTTCCGAGTAGGATCGATTACTTGGGCCATCTCAGCACCAGACAATATGCACGCCTTGTCGATGAGTGGGTATCGATAGTCGGGCTCGACAAGCGCGAATATGGTACCCACTCGATGCGCCGGACAAAGGCATCCTTAATCTACAAGGCTACCGGTAACCTGCGGGCTATTCAGATTCTACTGGGTCATACCAACATCGAAAACACAGTCAGATATCTGGGTGTTGATGTCGATGACGCGCTGACGCTGTCGGAGCGAACCGACATTTAA